The Hydractinia symbiolongicarpus strain clone_291-10 chromosome 2, HSymV2.1, whole genome shotgun sequence genomic sequence CCGCTTCTATAACTGCATCAGCAAGTGCTGTCTATTCTTCAGTAAGTTGAGCCCTTAGTTGAGAAGCTCTTTCAGCCTCCATAGCTATGTCAATGTTTTCAGCTGGAGGTATTTCATCTAAACTTGGAAGATTAAAATCAGTAAGAGATTTACCAAATTGTCTCAGTACAGAATGAATATCTTGAAGCACCCTGTACTCAGCTTGATTCTCGTTCATTTGGCGAAGATAATTTTCACACATAGAACCCTTGTACCTTGTCCACAAAGTAAAAGGATCAAAAGGTTCACAGTGGATAAGTATTATTGCAAACGATTGTCTTAATTGCCGAGGCATCTGAAAGTTGACAGCCTCCTGCAAAGTATTGTTCCATTCGGTATCATCTTGCAGGAGTCCACGCAATAAACAGGTTTCACGAAATGTCTCAGCGACATTACCATCCACAGTTCTTAAATCTTCATAAGATGTTGCACCACGCGTATGCAATAATAGCATACGTAAATAAAAAAGCTCACCTGCGCGAGGACTCACACTATACATTCTAGAGACAATTTTAAGGTTAGTTTCGTCTTGGTGTCCAAACTTTCCTGTTGTTATTGAAAACGAAATGAAGAGGAATGTCTGGATACAAATATTGGCGAGCATTGTGATTCTCTCCATTTAGCACAAACCAAGCTGTTAATTTAGTGGCCTGATTTTCAGCTCTGTTCACAAATTCTTCAACCTGGTCTGGCTGAAAATAAACAGTATAATTATTAGGCAAGTGCACTGGCAGTCTATGGACAACATGAGATTGCTGAtgcattttaaattcaaaaagacgCCATACTGCTTCTGGCGCACTGACATACCTAGCGTCTAAAAACGTCTGTACCTCATTGTGATCAATACGTTCATTGATCTCAATGTTGGCACAATCATgacctttataaatatatttataaaggtaTTTCACAGATTTAACAGACATGCAAGCCTCTAAGTTTATATGTGCATTGTATTTCTTGGAGAGCCATGGATTGTAGGGAACAACCCATCGATTATCTACATCAACATTATTGACATTGATATGTATTCCATTATTACGACGTCTATACAATGGATATCCATCAACGTCAGCAACAGTAgacactaaaaatttttttggaaagttttttgtGCAAACACCATCCTCCATACACCTGGAATTAGGATTCAGATAGCCACATGGTCCATGAATCATACACGACCGAATAATTTCAAACAGCTCAGGTTGTTCCTGTTGATTAGGAATTTCGGCTGAAATAACACTGTCTATGTCATCTGCATCCCGAAGTTTATCATTGGGGTCTAAATAAAGTAACAAATGACAATGAGGTAAATCCCTTTTTTGAAATTCTATAACATAAACATGTGATACAGTTTTACCTAAAACACCCCTTTCAGTAACATCTTTTAGGAGTTCAtttagtttcaatttaaaaactcgaGAAACTAAATcaggtcgatcatgtgcatgttggcctgcaaacaaattttctgtAATCTCGCACCGTTTTGGATTGCAGGTtaaagtcagaaaaaaatctggttTTCCAAATTTACCAATGACAGTCATAGCATCTTGATAATTTTGAGCCATGGCACGTGGACTTCCTTGAAAACTTGAAGGAAGAACAACAATACGTCCTGGTTGAACACCTCGCTCTTCAGCTCGTGCATTCAAGTGGTCAGCTAAACCTTCATAACTGTCAACACGCAAGTTTGTTTGATTCGCACGTATGTAGTTTAAGTTGTTACCCTCAACTTTAACATAAGAATCGACACAATACtgttaaaataatttcttaCCATAATGAATAGGGCTAAAATTTTCCCGAACAGCTACACGGTAAGTATAATACTGCAACATTGTAGTAGTATTTCGAGTACAGGTTGCACGCTCTGCAACATGGGGTATCCCATAATACCAACCTGGTTCACCCCTTGGAAAAAATAGAGGATAAACCATTGGCTCTAAATTTGCAGATAATGtagaaatattttgcaaattgcCTCCACGTGGGTAGGTAATAATATCCCTGTTTCCAGGAGGAGCTCCATCTTGGCCTACAAAAATTGCGGCTGCTTCGTCATGATGTGGCAAGTTGTATCGCCTTCGATCACTGCCAACTCTCATGCACATGCGTACTTCTGATGGGACACGGTTTTCAGCTGCTGCCTGAGCTATTTCATCAGCTTCCACTTCAGCCATGTATCTGTATGCAGCTGCAAAAGGGCTAACACTGTTCATTACATCTTGAACAGTTTGCATCACGTCTTCTCTACAGCCATTATTTTCAGGACGTGCCATTCTTTCATTGAGTGCTCTACCTccttcataaatataaagttgGTTAAAAACAGAAGTTTGGCCCTCAGGAGGGTGAAGATCCCCAACACGATGCCATATTTGACCGCAAATACGAAAGCATGGTGGTCCGCGGCCAGGAGGAGGCCGAAGATTTGCTCCAAATGAAGCAAACGAAACTGCACTATTATACTTACGTATATTGGCTTGAAAGTTCCTTGCCTGACCAGTATCACTATTTGTTAACAGTTGCTTTAGCCGCTCAGGGTAAGGAGACAAATTATCAAGCGCGACTTTGCCGTTATGACAGCATTTGAAACACTCTTCATTTTCAAACTTAACAGCTTGACAATACTCACAATTTTTATCCATAGGACCTAAATAATAAACATTAGGTAAAACATGTTGACGTGCAACATTATAATATTGGGCACTTCTGCGAACACGAAGAGCAGCATGTCTTTGGACATGAACGTGCCTTCTATTTATAACCTGCTGAGCGGATTCTGCATTACGCCTAGCAGTTTGTCTAACAGTGTCATTATGCCGTCTAGTATTGGCCTGATCAGTCGATTCCAATCGACGTAAAGATGCGACACATTGAGCATGTTGCCTACGTCTAGCTAAAGCAACATCCTCATTATCAGATAAACGTGGCACTACATTTCTCTGTATTTCCTGtggaaattcaaaattttggGATATATGTGATTGTTGCCTCAAAATAGCACCTACCAATCCTTGATTATTGTCACGTTGTTGCAATACAAACCTACCCAAATTATTAAACAGCCTAAAACCACGAACAGTATTACTGCTGTCATTAATTCCAGACTCATTAGACATTATATCCTAATTAAACTGaataaaacaa encodes the following:
- the LOC130627535 gene encoding uncharacterized protein LOC130627535 isoform X1, giving the protein MSNESGINDSSNTVRGFRLFNNLGRFVLQQRDNNQGLVGAILRQQSHISQNFEFPQEIQRNVVPRLSDNEDVALARRRQHAQCVASLRRLESTDQANTRRHNDTVRQTARRNAESAQQVINRRHVHVQRHAALRVRRSAQYYNVARQHVLPNVYYLGPMDKNCEYCQAVKFENEECFKCCHNGKVALDNLSPYPERLKQLLTNSDTGQARNFQANIRKYNSAVSFASFGANLRPPPGRGPPCFRICGQIWHRVGDLHPPEGQTSVFNQLYIYEGGRALNERMARPENNGCREDVMQTVQDVMNSVSPFAAAYRYMAEVEADEIAQAAAENRVPSEVRMCMRVGSDRRRYNLPHHDEAAAIFVGQDGAPPGNRDIITYPRGGNLQNISTLSANLEPMVYPLFFPRGEPGWYYGIPHVAERATCTRNTTTMLQYYTYRVAVRENFSPIHYDPNDKLRDADDIDSVISAEIPNQQEQPELFEIIRSCMIHGPCGYLNPNSRCMEDGVCTKNFPKKFLVSTVADVDGYPLYRRRNNGIHINVNNVDVDNRWVVPYNPWLSKKYNAHINLEACMSVKSVKYLYKYIYKGHDCANIEINERIDHNEVQTFLDARYVSAPEAVWRLFEFKMHQQSHVVHRLPVHLPNNYTVYFQPDQVEEFVNRAENQATKLTAWFVLNGENHNARQYLYPDIPLHFVFNNNRKVWTPRRN
- the LOC130627535 gene encoding uncharacterized protein LOC130627535 isoform X2 — protein: MSNESGINDSSNTVRGFRLFNNLGRFVLQQRDNNQGLVGAILRQQSHISQNFEFPQEIQRNVVPRLSDNEDVALARRRQHAQCVASLRRLESTDQANTRRHNDTVRQTARRNAESAQQVINRRHVHVQRHAALRVRRSAQYYNVARQHVLPNVYYLGPMDKNCEYCQAVKFENEECFKCCHNGKVALDNLSPYPERLKQLLTNSDTGQARNFQANIRGRALNERMARPENNGCREDVMQTVQDVMNSVSPFAAAYRYMAEVEADEIAQAAAENRVPSEVRMCMRVGSDRRRYNLPHHDEAAAIFVGQDGAPPGNRDIITYPRGGNLQNISTLSANLEPMVYPLFFPRGEPGWYYGIPHVAERATCTRNTTTMLQYYTYRVAVRENFSPIHYDPNDKLRDADDIDSVISAEIPNQQEQPELFEIIRSCMIHGPCGYLNPNSRCMEDGVCTKNFPKKFLVSTVADVDGYPLYRRRNNGIHINVNNVDVDNRWVVPYNPWLSKKYNAHINLEACMSVKSVKYLYKYIYKGHDCANIEINERIDHNEVQTFLDARYVSAPEAVWRLFEFKMHQQSHVVHRLPVHLPNNYTVYFQPDQVEEFVNRAENQATKLTAWFVLNGENHNARQYLYPDIPLHFVFNNNRKVWTPRRN